One Prodigiosinella aquatilis DNA window includes the following coding sequences:
- a CDS encoding gamma carbonic anhydrase family protein, with protein sequence MTNVLRPFKGIVPITGERVMIDPSSVVIGEVTLADDVSIWPLVTIRGDVNRIHIAARTNIQDGSVLHVTHCSEKNLQGNPLIIGENVTIGHKAMLHGCTIGNRVLIGMGSIILDGAIIEDDVMIGAGSLVSPGKVLEKGYLYLGSPAKKIRPLSPLEIEGLLYSANNYVLWKDEYLDQQRAKHP encoded by the coding sequence ATGACTAACGTGCTCCGTCCGTTTAAAGGAATTGTGCCAATAACTGGCGAAAGGGTTATGATCGACCCATCAAGTGTGGTTATAGGCGAGGTCACTCTTGCAGATGATGTCAGCATCTGGCCATTAGTCACCATTCGCGGAGACGTTAATCGAATCCATATTGCAGCCCGTACGAACATTCAGGATGGCAGCGTACTGCATGTCACACACTGCTCGGAAAAAAATCTGCAAGGTAATCCTTTGATCATTGGCGAGAATGTCACCATCGGACATAAGGCTATGCTGCACGGTTGTACTATAGGAAATAGGGTTCTAATTGGTATGGGCTCGATCATTCTGGATGGTGCCATCATTGAAGATGATGTAATGATCGGTGCAGGCAGTCTGGTATCTCCAGGCAAAGTACTGGAAAAAGGCTATCTTTACCTCGGCAGTCCTGCTAAAAAAATTCGCCCCCTAAGCCCACTGGAAATTGAAGGCTTACTTTACTCGGCAAATAATTACGTTTTATGGAAAGATGAATATCTGGATCAGCAGAGAGCAAAGCACCCTTGA
- the aceB gene encoding malate synthase A: MTQQTISKELAFSQHFGEAERHILTDDAVDFLTDLVSRFTPQRNELLAVRQTEQQLIDEGQLPNFISESSSIIDDGWKIRGIPEDLLDRRVEITGPVERKMVINALNANVKVFMADFEDSLSPSWDKVIDGQINLRDAVRGTISYINETGKIYQLKPDPAVLICRVRGLHLPEKHVTWRGEAIPGSLFDFALYFFHNYQQLLAKGSGPYFYLPKTQSWQEATWWNDVFSYSEDRFGLPRGTIKATVLIETLPAVFQMDEILYVMRDHIVGLNCGRWDYIFSYIKTLKNHPDRVLPDRQSVTMDKPFLNAYSRLLIKTCHRRGAFAMGGMAAFIPSKDAKHNQWVQEKVRQDKEMEARNGHDGTWIAHPGLADTVMPIFDRILGGRKNQLDVLREGDAPITAAELLEPCPGERTETGMRANIRVAVQYIEAWISGNGCVPIYGLMEDAATAEISRTSIWQWIHHGKTLNDGRAITKSLFRQMLSEEMQVIREEVGEERFGNGRFDEAARLMERITTQDELIDFLTLPGYALLD, translated from the coding sequence ATGACGCAACAGACGATAAGTAAGGAATTGGCATTCAGTCAGCATTTTGGCGAGGCTGAGCGTCATATCCTGACTGATGATGCGGTTGATTTCCTCACTGACCTGGTCAGCCGTTTCACACCGCAACGCAATGAATTACTGGCCGTCCGGCAGACCGAGCAACAATTGATTGATGAAGGTCAATTACCGAATTTCATTTCGGAATCAAGTTCCATTATTGATGATGGCTGGAAAATCCGTGGTATTCCTGAAGATTTGCTGGATCGCCGGGTAGAAATTACCGGACCAGTAGAGCGCAAGATGGTAATCAATGCGCTTAATGCTAATGTGAAGGTCTTCATGGCAGATTTTGAAGATTCACTGTCTCCCAGTTGGGACAAAGTGATTGATGGACAAATCAATTTGCGTGATGCGGTACGGGGAACCATCTCCTACATCAATGAAACTGGGAAAATTTACCAACTGAAACCTGATCCGGCCGTGTTGATCTGTCGTGTCCGCGGTTTGCACCTGCCTGAAAAGCATGTCACCTGGCGAGGGGAGGCGATTCCCGGTAGCCTGTTCGATTTTGCACTTTATTTCTTCCACAATTATCAGCAACTACTGGCGAAAGGCAGTGGCCCTTATTTTTATCTTCCTAAAACACAATCCTGGCAAGAAGCCACCTGGTGGAATGATGTATTCAGCTATAGCGAAGATCGTTTTGGTTTACCACGTGGCACCATTAAAGCCACGGTGCTGATTGAGACTTTGCCAGCGGTTTTCCAGATGGATGAAATTCTTTATGTTATGCGTGATCACATCGTTGGGCTGAACTGTGGCCGCTGGGACTATATTTTCAGCTACATCAAAACGCTGAAAAACCATCCTGATCGAGTGCTGCCGGATCGCCAGTCGGTAACGATGGATAAACCCTTTCTAAATGCCTATTCGCGCTTATTGATTAAAACCTGTCACCGGCGTGGCGCATTTGCTATGGGCGGTATGGCGGCGTTTATTCCCAGTAAAGATGCTAAGCACAACCAATGGGTGCAGGAGAAAGTTCGCCAGGATAAGGAGATGGAGGCGAGAAATGGTCACGATGGCACCTGGATCGCGCATCCGGGCCTGGCAGACACGGTAATGCCGATTTTTGACCGGATTCTGGGTGGACGCAAAAATCAGCTGGACGTGTTGCGCGAGGGGGATGCCCCCATTACGGCCGCTGAGTTGCTGGAACCATGTCCGGGGGAACGCACGGAAACAGGGATGCGAGCCAATATCCGTGTAGCAGTGCAGTACATTGAAGCCTGGATTTCTGGCAACGGCTGCGTGCCGATTTATGGCCTGATGGAAGATGCCGCTACAGCGGAAATCTCCCGCACCTCCATCTGGCAATGGATTCATCACGGTAAAACTCTGAATGATGGCAGAGCCATTACCAAATCACTGTTCCGGCAGATGCTGTCGGAAGAAATGCAAGTGATCAGAGAAGAAGTAGGTGAAGAACGTTTCGGCAATGGGCGTTTCGATGAAGCTGCCCGTTTGATGGAGCGTATTACGACCCAAGATGAGTTGATTGATTTCCTCACCTTGCCCGGCTACGCATTACTTGATTAA
- the aroE gene encoding shikimate dehydrogenase, which produces MSNMKFFAVFGNPIAHSKSPRIHALFSEQTGIELAYERILAPVAGFEKSLRDYFEAGAYGANITAPFKERACAEVDALSERASFAKAVNTIKKMDNGELYGDNTDGIGLLSDLKHRDLIQPQSRILLIGAGGATRGVIQPLLSHGCSLVLTNRTLSKATVLAEHFSSLGNITAVSMHELNDCAFDLIINATSSGITGDIPALPASLISQDICCYDMFYLPEPTPFLKWCLQHGAQHCSDGLGMLIWQAAHAFQLWHGVMPNVVPVIQQMKQELAS; this is translated from the coding sequence ATGTCTAATATGAAATTTTTTGCGGTTTTTGGTAATCCCATCGCGCATAGTAAGTCCCCTCGCATTCACGCTCTCTTTTCCGAGCAGACCGGGATTGAGCTTGCATACGAGCGTATTCTGGCGCCGGTTGCCGGTTTCGAGAAAAGCTTGAGAGATTATTTTGAGGCGGGGGCTTATGGTGCCAACATTACTGCACCTTTTAAAGAGCGGGCTTGCGCTGAAGTCGATGCTCTCAGTGAACGAGCTTCCTTTGCGAAAGCCGTAAATACCATCAAAAAAATGGATAATGGTGAACTGTATGGTGATAACACGGATGGTATTGGTTTACTGAGTGACCTTAAGCATCGTGATTTGATACAACCACAGTCTCGCATTTTGCTGATTGGGGCTGGTGGAGCAACCAGGGGAGTGATTCAACCCTTGCTGAGTCATGGATGTTCGTTGGTGTTAACAAATCGGACCTTGTCCAAAGCAACGGTGCTGGCTGAACATTTCAGTTCATTGGGCAATATTACCGCTGTATCAATGCATGAGCTAAATGATTGTGCTTTTGATCTTATTATTAATGCCACATCATCGGGTATTACGGGTGATATACCAGCATTACCCGCATCGCTAATTTCTCAAGATATATGCTGTTATGACATGTTTTATCTGCCGGAGCCAACGCCATTCCTGAAGTGGTGTTTGCAACATGGCGCTCAGCATTGTTCGGACGGATTAGGAATGCTTATTTGGCAGGCAGCACACGCTTTCCAGTTGTGGCACGGTGTCATGCCTAATGTTGTCCCGGTCATTCAGCAAATGAAACAGGAACTTGCCAGTTGA
- the aceK gene encoding bifunctional isocitrate dehydrogenase kinase/phosphatase: protein MIHDREHLVAQTILQGFDAQYGRFLEVTAGAQQRFERADWLAVQQSMKQRIHLYDHHVGLVVAQLGCITGSQCYDAGFVERVKQIYTSLLPDYPRFEIAESFFNSVYCRLFNHRELTPDKLFVFSSQPEQRFHEIPRPLAKTFTPTDGWPAMLKKLLTDLPLRLPWENLDRDIDYIVDALQQDFADDSLSQASLQVANELFYRNKAAWLVGKLYLPDGVFPFLLPIHHSEHGALFIDTCLTTQAEASIVFGFARSYFMVYAPLPSALVAWLRDILPGKTTAELYLAIGCQKHSKTEYYREYLNYMADSEEQFIIAPGVKGMVMLVFTLPAFDRVFKVIKDHFAPQKEVNEERVRACYRLVKEHDRVGRMADTQEYENFVIEMRRISPELLAELQREVPEKLEYSGDKLIIRHLYMERRMTPLNIYLEQANEQQLRDVIEEYGNAIKQLAAANIFPGDMLFKNFGVTRHGRVVFYDYDEICYMTEVNFRDIPPPRYPEDELAAEPWYSVASNDVFPEEFRLFLCGDRRLSSLFEEIHGDLFQADYWRALQQRIREGHIEDVYAYRRRKRFSQRNAVPIGPRVSAA, encoded by the coding sequence ATGATTCATGATCGAGAACATTTGGTAGCCCAGACGATATTACAAGGTTTTGATGCGCAGTATGGTCGTTTTCTGGAAGTCACTGCTGGTGCTCAGCAGCGTTTTGAACGCGCCGACTGGCTAGCCGTTCAGCAATCTATGAAGCAGAGGATCCACCTTTACGATCATCATGTTGGACTGGTGGTGGCACAGTTGGGGTGTATCACCGGTTCACAGTGTTATGACGCGGGTTTTGTCGAGCGGGTAAAGCAGATTTACACCTCGTTGCTGCCGGATTACCCACGTTTTGAAATTGCGGAAAGCTTCTTTAATTCCGTTTATTGCCGCCTGTTTAATCATCGTGAGCTGACGCCGGATAAGTTGTTCGTGTTCAGTTCACAACCAGAACAACGTTTCCATGAAATTCCTCGTCCCTTGGCAAAAACTTTTACACCAACCGACGGTTGGCCGGCCATGTTGAAAAAGCTTCTGACGGATTTGCCGTTGCGTTTACCGTGGGAAAATCTGGACCGCGACATTGATTATATTGTGGACGCGCTACAGCAGGATTTTGCGGATGACTCATTATCGCAGGCGTCATTACAGGTGGCCAACGAGTTGTTTTATCGTAATAAAGCTGCCTGGCTGGTGGGAAAACTGTATTTGCCTGATGGTGTATTCCCTTTTTTGTTGCCGATTCACCATAGTGAGCACGGCGCCCTGTTTATTGATACTTGCCTGACGACGCAGGCGGAAGCCAGCATTGTGTTTGGTTTCGCGCGTTCCTACTTCATGGTGTATGCGCCATTGCCGTCTGCGCTGGTGGCTTGGTTGCGCGATATTCTGCCCGGCAAAACTACGGCGGAACTGTATCTGGCGATAGGATGCCAGAAGCACAGCAAAACCGAATATTACCGCGAGTATCTGAATTATATGGCGGATTCGGAGGAGCAATTCATTATTGCGCCAGGTGTGAAAGGTATGGTCATGTTGGTATTCACATTACCGGCCTTTGACCGCGTGTTCAAAGTGATAAAAGATCATTTCGCCCCGCAGAAAGAGGTAAATGAGGAACGGGTTCGGGCCTGTTATCGCTTGGTGAAGGAGCACGATCGGGTTGGGCGTATGGCTGATACGCAGGAGTACGAAAATTTCGTGATCGAAATGCGCCGTATCAGTCCGGAACTGCTGGCGGAATTGCAAAGAGAAGTACCGGAGAAACTGGAATATTCAGGCGACAAACTGATCATTCGCCATTTGTATATGGAACGCCGCATGACGCCGCTGAATATCTATCTGGAGCAGGCGAACGAACAGCAACTGCGGGATGTGATTGAAGAGTACGGTAATGCTATCAAGCAGTTGGCTGCGGCAAATATCTTCCCTGGTGATATGTTGTTCAAGAACTTTGGTGTTACCCGACACGGGCGGGTCGTATTCTACGATTACGACGAGATCTGCTACATGACGGAAGTGAATTTCCGCGATATTCCACCCCCACGCTATCCTGAAGATGAACTGGCGGCTGAGCCCTGGTACAGCGTGGCGTCAAATGATGTGTTCCCGGAGGAATTTCGCCTGTTTCTGTGTGGCGATCGCCGCTTGTCGTCGTTATTCGAAGAGATTCATGGCGATCTGTTTCAGGCGGATTACTGGCGGGCGTTACAGCAGCGTATCCGTGAGGGGCATATTGAAGATGTTTATGCCTATCGGCGCAGAAAACGTTTTAGTCAGCGTAATGCTGTACCGATAGGGCCACGAGTCAGTGCTGCCTGA
- the iclR gene encoding glyoxylate bypass operon transcriptional repressor IclR, whose translation MTPPEPVKRGKKPRATTVAAQPAGQVQSLTRGLTLLEYIAKANGSIALTDLAQQAGLPNSTTHRLLSTMQQQGFVRQVGELGLWTIGAQAFVVGSSFLQSRNLLTMVHPTLRKLMESSGETVNLAVLDHSDYQAIIIDQVQCTALMRMSAPIGGKLPMHASGAGKAFLASLPDDKISQLLHKKGLHSYTPHTCNSQNLKENLAQIRKQGYSFDDEEHALGLRCVAACILDEHHEAFAAISISGPISRITNDRTTELGALVIKAAKDITYEYGGIR comes from the coding sequence ATGACGCCACCAGAGCCAGTCAAACGAGGAAAGAAACCCAGAGCCACTACCGTGGCAGCTCAACCCGCAGGGCAGGTACAATCACTGACGCGTGGTCTGACCCTGTTGGAATACATTGCCAAGGCAAATGGCAGTATCGCCTTGACTGATTTGGCTCAGCAGGCCGGTTTACCCAATTCCACTACTCATCGGTTACTAAGCACTATGCAGCAGCAAGGCTTTGTCCGTCAGGTGGGTGAACTGGGGTTATGGACCATTGGTGCGCAGGCGTTTGTGGTCGGCAGTAGCTTCCTGCAAAGCCGTAACTTACTGACCATGGTGCACCCAACGCTACGCAAGCTGATGGAAAGCTCAGGGGAAACCGTCAATCTCGCGGTGCTCGACCACTCAGATTATCAGGCCATCATTATCGATCAGGTACAATGTACCGCGCTGATGCGGATGTCTGCCCCCATCGGCGGTAAGTTGCCCATGCACGCCTCTGGCGCTGGCAAAGCCTTTTTGGCCAGCCTGCCGGATGACAAGATCTCGCAGCTACTGCATAAAAAAGGGTTGCACAGTTACACACCACACACCTGCAATTCACAGAATTTAAAAGAAAATCTGGCGCAAATACGCAAGCAGGGTTATTCGTTTGACGATGAAGAACACGCGCTGGGGCTACGTTGTGTGGCCGCCTGTATTCTGGATGAACATCATGAAGCCTTTGCCGCCATTTCTATTTCCGGCCCGATATCCCGAATCACAAATGATCGCACTACTGAATTGGGTGCACTGGTCATCAAGGCGGCTAAAGACATCACTTATGAATATGGTGGCATACGCTAA
- the aceA gene encoding isocitrate lyase produces MSTSRTQQIQQIEEEWKNERWEGITRPYRAEDVVNLRGSVNPESTLAQLGAAKLWKLLHDGKSRKGYVNCLGALTGGQALQQAKAGLEAVYLSGWQVAADANLASSMYPDQSLYPANSVPSVVQRINNTFRRADQIQWANGIGPDDPRYTDYFLPIVADAEAGFGGVLNAFELMKSMIEAGAAAVHFEDQLASVKKCGHMGGKVLVPTQEAIQKLVAARLAADVLGVPTLLVARTDADAADLLTSDCDDYDKDFVTGERTVEGFYRTRAGVEQAISRGLAYAPYADLVWCETSTPDLGLARRFAEAIHAKFPGKLLAYNCSPSFNWKKNLDDRTIACFQDELSEMGYKYQFITLAGIHSMWFNMFDLAHAYAQGEGMKHYVEKVQQPEFAASQEGYTFVSHQQEVGTGYFDKVTTIIQGGASSVTALTGSTEEQQF; encoded by the coding sequence ATGAGTACCTCTCGTACCCAACAAATACAGCAAATTGAAGAAGAGTGGAAAAATGAGCGTTGGGAAGGCATCACCCGTCCTTATCGCGCTGAAGATGTCGTTAATCTTCGCGGTTCGGTCAACCCGGAAAGTACGTTGGCTCAATTGGGTGCGGCCAAACTGTGGAAACTCCTGCACGATGGTAAGTCACGCAAAGGCTATGTGAACTGCCTGGGAGCATTGACAGGAGGACAGGCATTGCAACAGGCCAAAGCCGGGTTAGAGGCGGTATATCTTTCCGGCTGGCAGGTGGCCGCCGATGCCAATCTGGCATCCAGTATGTATCCCGACCAGTCACTGTACCCGGCCAACTCGGTACCGTCTGTGGTGCAGCGCATTAACAATACATTCCGTCGCGCTGACCAGATTCAGTGGGCTAACGGTATCGGGCCAGACGATCCGCGTTATACCGATTATTTTCTGCCGATTGTCGCGGATGCTGAAGCGGGTTTTGGTGGTGTGCTGAATGCGTTTGAATTGATGAAATCCATGATTGAGGCCGGGGCGGCGGCAGTCCATTTTGAAGATCAATTGGCCTCGGTGAAGAAGTGCGGTCACATGGGGGGCAAAGTATTGGTGCCGACGCAGGAAGCTATCCAGAAACTGGTGGCAGCCCGTCTGGCGGCGGATGTGCTGGGTGTGCCAACGCTGTTGGTTGCGCGTACCGATGCGGATGCGGCCGATCTGCTGACCTCTGACTGTGATGACTACGATAAGGACTTTGTTACCGGTGAGCGCACGGTGGAAGGTTTCTACCGTACCCGGGCCGGTGTCGAACAGGCTATCAGTCGTGGGCTGGCGTATGCGCCTTATGCCGATTTGGTATGGTGTGAAACCTCGACACCCGATCTGGGGTTGGCACGTCGCTTTGCCGAGGCTATTCATGCAAAATTCCCTGGTAAATTGCTGGCCTATAACTGTTCACCGTCGTTCAACTGGAAAAAGAATCTGGATGACCGGACTATTGCCTGCTTCCAGGATGAGTTGTCGGAGATGGGTTATAAGTACCAGTTCATTACGTTGGCAGGGATTCATAGTATGTGGTTCAACATGTTTGATCTGGCCCATGCCTATGCCCAGGGCGAAGGTATGAAGCACTATGTGGAAAAAGTGCAGCAACCTGAGTTTGCTGCGAGTCAGGAGGGTTATACCTTTGTCTCACACCAGCAGGAAGTGGGTACTGGCTACTTTGATAAGGTGACGACGATTATTCAGGGCGGGGCTTCTTCGGTCACCGCGCTGACGGGATCAACGGAAGAGCAGCAGTTTTGA
- the metA gene encoding homoserine O-succinyltransferase, which translates to MPIRVPDELPAVNFLRNENVFVMTSSRARTQEIRPLKVLILNLMPKKIETENQFLRLLSNSPLQIDIQLLRIDSHESKNTPAEHLNTFYCDFEDIQDENFDGLVVTGAPLGLVDFHDVMFWPQIERVLQWAKGHVTSTLFVCWAVQAALNILYDIPKMTRKEKLAGVYQHRTLAPHALLTRGFDETFLAPHSRYADFPTEAIRQYTDLEILAESEQTGAYLFASPDKRLAFVTGHPEYDALTLASEYHRDLAAGLNPVIPFNYFPDNNPDLPPSASWRSHGHLLFTNWLNYYVYQITPYDLRHMNPTLE; encoded by the coding sequence ATGCCAATTCGGGTTCCTGATGAGTTACCAGCTGTAAATTTCCTGCGTAACGAAAATGTTTTTGTTATGACGTCTTCACGCGCTCGTACCCAGGAAATCCGTCCGCTCAAGGTGCTGATCCTCAATCTGATGCCGAAAAAAATCGAGACGGAGAATCAGTTCCTGCGGCTGTTATCCAATTCGCCGTTGCAGATTGATATCCAACTGTTACGTATTGACAGTCATGAATCTAAAAACACGCCGGCGGAGCATCTCAATACTTTCTATTGCGATTTTGAAGATATCCAGGACGAAAATTTTGATGGTCTGGTGGTCACCGGCGCACCGCTGGGACTAGTGGACTTCCATGATGTGATGTTCTGGCCACAAATAGAGCGCGTTCTGCAATGGGCGAAAGGGCACGTCACCTCGACACTGTTCGTCTGTTGGGCGGTACAGGCGGCGTTGAATATTTTATATGATATTCCCAAGATGACCCGTAAGGAAAAACTGGCTGGTGTGTATCAACACCGCACCTTGGCACCCCATGCTTTGCTGACCCGTGGGTTCGACGAAACTTTCCTGGCACCACATTCCCGTTATGCTGATTTTCCGACTGAGGCTATTCGTCAGTACACCGACTTGGAAATACTGGCGGAGTCGGAGCAAACCGGTGCCTATTTGTTCGCCAGCCCTGATAAACGACTGGCCTTTGTGACCGGACATCCCGAATATGATGCGTTGACGCTGGCCAGCGAATATCATCGCGATCTGGCGGCCGGCCTTAATCCTGTCATCCCGTTTAACTATTTCCCGGATAACAATCCGGACTTGCCGCCCAGCGCCAGCTGGCGCAGCCATGGTCATCTGTTATTCACCAACTGGTTGAATTATTACGTTTATCAGATTACACCTTATGATTTGCGGCATATGAATCCTACCCTGGAGTAG